The following are encoded in a window of Nibricoccus aquaticus genomic DNA:
- a CDS encoding PD40 domain-containing protein — MPPNSTRQSGVSVCASRLLLSARLALTALLAATTLATAHASNVGRRFPSEKKTYTDKVTGLTITALTTDPESSEAKPYQTHTTWTADGQWIIFRADKAGSGNQAFLVHEKNGDIIQLTDGPTTDTGSLNLSRKTNTLYYLRGGPQRRPAPNAPADAPPPTPATPRELVELSLDPLIADSLAGTPKNASAYERVVAVLPENLRDSGGFALDADESRAYWGVATGPERPRAPQPTTRTAPPAGVTGAPNTQGGRLLDQQNTDPAQSREASRKRFEENGRGPGGIRSIDLKTGEIKTVIDVDFRMGHVQTNPWVPGEIIYCHETTGDGPQRMWTVMGDGSNNRPLYAETPDEWITHETVATKDEVMFNIMGHLPYLRERPTGVAVINLRTNQMKILGQMEEDTGRRGTGGFWHCNGSSDGKWAVADNFGGDVYLIDRRNGEMTKLTTDHKMRPDHTHPIISPDDKRVLIQSGHFTDGKTLDLLVVDIPEKLLAR, encoded by the coding sequence ATGCCCCCAAACTCCACTCGCCAATCCGGCGTCTCCGTCTGCGCCTCCCGTCTGCTCCTCTCCGCCCGCCTCGCCCTTACCGCTCTTCTCGCCGCCACTACCCTCGCCACCGCCCACGCCTCCAACGTCGGCCGCCGCTTCCCCTCCGAGAAAAAGACCTACACGGACAAAGTCACCGGCCTCACCATCACCGCCCTCACCACCGATCCCGAGTCGAGCGAGGCCAAACCCTACCAGACGCACACCACCTGGACCGCCGACGGCCAGTGGATCATCTTCCGCGCCGACAAAGCCGGCTCGGGCAACCAGGCCTTCCTCGTCCACGAGAAAAACGGCGACATCATCCAGCTCACCGACGGCCCCACGACCGACACCGGCTCCCTCAACCTCTCGCGAAAAACCAACACCCTCTACTACCTGCGCGGCGGCCCCCAACGCCGCCCCGCCCCCAACGCCCCGGCCGACGCTCCTCCGCCGACTCCCGCCACCCCGCGCGAACTCGTCGAACTCTCCCTCGATCCTCTCATCGCCGATTCCCTCGCAGGCACTCCGAAAAACGCCTCCGCCTACGAACGCGTCGTCGCCGTCCTCCCCGAGAATCTCCGCGACTCCGGCGGCTTCGCCCTCGATGCCGACGAATCCCGCGCCTACTGGGGCGTCGCCACCGGCCCCGAACGCCCCCGTGCCCCACAACCCACTACACGCACCGCGCCACCCGCCGGCGTCACCGGCGCCCCCAACACGCAAGGCGGCCGCCTCCTCGACCAGCAAAACACCGACCCCGCCCAATCCCGCGAAGCCTCCCGCAAACGCTTCGAGGAAAACGGCCGAGGCCCCGGAGGCATCCGCTCCATCGATCTGAAAACCGGCGAAATTAAAACCGTCATCGACGTCGATTTCCGCATGGGCCACGTGCAGACCAATCCCTGGGTTCCCGGCGAAATCATCTACTGCCACGAAACCACCGGCGACGGTCCGCAACGTATGTGGACCGTCATGGGCGACGGCTCCAACAACCGCCCGCTCTACGCCGAAACCCCCGACGAGTGGATCACCCACGAAACCGTCGCCACCAAAGACGAGGTCATGTTCAATATCATGGGCCACCTCCCGTACCTCCGCGAGCGCCCCACCGGCGTCGCCGTTATCAATCTTCGCACCAACCAGATGAAGATCCTCGGCCAGATGGAAGAAGACACCGGCCGCCGCGGCACCGGCGGCTTCTGGCACTGCAACGGTTCCTCCGACGGCAAATGGGCCGTCGCCGACAACTTCGGCGGCGACGTCTACCTCATCGACCGCCGCAACGGCGAAATGACCAAGCTCACGACCGACCACAAGATGCGCCCCGATCACACGCATCCCATTATCAGCCCCGACGACAAACGCGTCCTCATCCAGTCCGGCCATTTCACCGACGGCAAAACCCTAGACCTCCTCGTCGTCGACATCCCCGAAAAACTCCTGGCTCGATAA
- the purD gene encoding phosphoribosylamine--glycine ligase — protein MSLSLPRNVLVVGSGGREHTLVKTLLASPAQPRVIAAPGNAGIAQDVPCFPVAADNIPGLVALAQTEKIDFVVVGPEVPLSLGLADKLLAAGIPVYGPTADGARLEASKIFTKQILLKYNIPTAPAAFFSETAPALAYLRTRQIPIVIKADGLAAGKGVVVAISLAEAESAVRDMLEGDRFGASGHQILIEDCLFGEETSILVVVSGRDSVILPTSQDHKRIGDGDTGPNTGGMGTYSPAEVVTPDLLARIENEIVRPSVNAIADEGIQYRGTLFIGIMLTPSGPSVIEYNARFGDPETQVVLPRLATDVLALLWAAAKDQLNTIQLSVRPDYSVCVVIAAKGYPDAFPKGDAITLPPVSALPAQTFVYHAGTAQNASGETVTNGGRVLGVTSLGSTLREAADRAYAACEKITFARGNHYYRRDIAAKQLTRRA, from the coding sequence ATGTCCCTTTCCCTTCCTCGCAACGTCCTCGTCGTCGGCTCCGGTGGCCGCGAACACACCCTCGTTAAAACCCTCCTCGCCTCCCCCGCGCAGCCCCGCGTCATCGCCGCCCCCGGCAACGCCGGCATCGCCCAAGACGTCCCTTGCTTCCCCGTCGCCGCCGACAACATCCCCGGCCTCGTCGCCCTCGCCCAGACCGAGAAAATCGACTTCGTCGTCGTCGGCCCCGAAGTCCCGCTCTCACTCGGCCTCGCCGATAAACTCCTCGCCGCCGGCATCCCCGTCTACGGCCCCACCGCCGACGGCGCCCGCCTCGAAGCCTCCAAAATCTTCACGAAGCAGATCCTGCTAAAGTACAACATCCCCACCGCCCCCGCCGCCTTCTTCAGCGAAACCGCCCCCGCCCTCGCCTACCTCCGCACCCGCCAGATCCCGATCGTCATCAAAGCCGACGGTCTCGCCGCCGGCAAAGGCGTCGTCGTTGCCATCTCCCTCGCCGAAGCCGAGTCCGCCGTCCGCGACATGCTCGAAGGCGACCGCTTCGGCGCCTCCGGCCACCAGATCCTCATCGAAGACTGCCTCTTCGGCGAAGAAACCAGCATCCTCGTTGTCGTTTCCGGCCGCGACTCCGTCATCCTCCCGACCTCGCAGGACCACAAACGCATCGGCGACGGCGACACCGGCCCCAACACGGGCGGCATGGGCACCTACTCGCCCGCCGAAGTCGTCACGCCCGACCTCCTCGCCCGCATCGAAAACGAAATCGTCCGCCCTTCCGTCAACGCCATCGCCGACGAAGGTATCCAGTATCGTGGCACGCTCTTCATCGGCATCATGCTCACGCCCTCCGGCCCGAGCGTCATCGAGTACAACGCCCGCTTCGGCGACCCTGAAACCCAGGTCGTCCTCCCCCGCCTCGCGACCGACGTCCTCGCCCTCCTCTGGGCCGCCGCCAAAGACCAGCTCAACACCATCCAACTCTCCGTCCGTCCTGACTACTCCGTCTGCGTCGTCATCGCCGCCAAAGGCTACCCCGACGCCTTCCCCAAAGGCGACGCCATCACCCTCCCGCCCGTATCCGCTCTCCCGGCACAGACCTTCGTCTATCACGCCGGCACCGCCCAAAACGCCTCCGGCGAAACCGTCACCAACGGCGGCCGCGTCCTCGGCGTGACCTCCCTCGGCTCCACTCTCCGCGAAGCCGCCGACCGCGCCTACGCCGCCTGCGAAAAAATCACCTTCGCCCGCGGCAATCACTACTACCGCCGCGACATCGCCGCCAAACAACTCACCCGCCGCGCATGA
- a CDS encoding protein tyrosine phosphatase → MAHILTVCTANICRSPMAEALLQHALRGQPEPLKSIKVISAGVAARHGERVSENSVTALKKVGINLSRHSSQPLTRELVNDALAIFCMTESHRAMIELNFEPPPEHLYLFRELMPPPADPEIADPFGGPLKLYEACRDEMVEAIPSLVEFLKKLTAKSA, encoded by the coding sequence ATGGCCCACATACTCACCGTTTGCACCGCCAACATCTGCCGCAGCCCCATGGCAGAGGCGCTCCTCCAACACGCGCTCCGCGGCCAGCCCGAACCCCTGAAGTCGATCAAAGTAATCTCCGCGGGCGTCGCCGCCCGCCACGGCGAACGCGTCTCGGAAAACTCCGTCACCGCCCTCAAAAAAGTCGGCATCAATCTCTCCCGCCACAGCTCGCAACCGCTCACGCGCGAACTCGTCAACGACGCCCTCGCGATCTTCTGCATGACCGAGTCCCACCGCGCGATGATCGAGCTCAACTTCGAGCCCCCGCCCGAGCACCTCTACCTCTTCCGCGAGTTGATGCCGCCCCCGGCCGACCCCGAAATCGCCGACCCTTTCGGCGGCCCCTTGAAACTCTACGAAGCCTGCCGCGACGAAATGGTCGAAGCCATCCCCTCGCTCGTAGAATTCCTAAAAAAACTCACCGCCAAGTCAGCGTGA
- the glyA gene encoding serine hydroxymethyltransferase produces MINATPLKALDPEIYAAISSEFARQQSHIELIASENFTYPAVMEAQGSVLTNKYAEGYPGKRWYGGCEYVDKIETLAIERAKKLFGAEHANVQPHSGSQANFAVYTAVLPLGAKILGMNLSHGGHLTHGNPANFSGKQYNFVQYGVREDTGLIDYDELAAIAAREKPAMITVGASAYSRVIDFARMGEIARSVGALLFADIAHIAGLVAAGVHPSPVPHADFVTTTTHKTLRGPRGGLILCKAAHAKAIDSAMFPGGQGGPLMHVIAAKAVCFAECLKPDFKIYSEQIVKNSRALAAAMVKRGYKLVSGGSDNHLFLVDLRANLPELTAKKAQETLDLANITCNKNTVPFETRSPFQASGIRLGTPAVTSRGFLEAEMDEIAGCIDLVLKAIGTDKEAAAIAESKQRVLALTGRHPLPYKL; encoded by the coding sequence ATGATCAACGCCACGCCGCTGAAAGCCCTCGATCCCGAAATCTACGCAGCGATCTCCTCCGAGTTCGCCCGCCAGCAAAGTCACATCGAGCTGATCGCCTCGGAAAACTTCACCTACCCGGCCGTCATGGAGGCCCAGGGCAGCGTGCTCACCAACAAGTACGCCGAAGGTTATCCCGGCAAACGCTGGTACGGTGGCTGCGAGTACGTGGACAAGATCGAGACCCTCGCCATCGAGCGCGCCAAAAAACTCTTCGGTGCCGAACACGCCAACGTCCAGCCCCACTCCGGCTCCCAGGCCAACTTCGCCGTCTACACCGCCGTCCTCCCGCTCGGCGCGAAGATCCTCGGCATGAACTTGTCGCACGGCGGACACCTCACCCACGGCAATCCCGCCAACTTCTCCGGCAAACAGTATAACTTTGTCCAATACGGCGTCCGCGAAGACACCGGCCTGATCGACTACGACGAACTCGCCGCCATCGCCGCCCGCGAAAAGCCCGCGATGATCACCGTCGGCGCCTCCGCCTACTCGCGCGTCATCGACTTTGCCCGCATGGGCGAGATCGCCCGCTCCGTCGGCGCTCTTCTCTTCGCCGACATCGCCCACATCGCCGGCCTCGTCGCCGCAGGCGTCCACCCGTCGCCCGTCCCCCACGCCGACTTCGTCACCACCACCACCCACAAAACCCTCCGTGGTCCCCGCGGCGGCTTGATCCTCTGCAAAGCCGCCCATGCCAAAGCCATCGACTCCGCCATGTTCCCCGGCGGCCAGGGCGGCCCGCTCATGCACGTGATCGCGGCCAAAGCCGTCTGCTTCGCCGAGTGCTTGAAGCCCGACTTCAAGATCTACTCCGAGCAGATCGTGAAAAACTCCCGCGCCCTCGCCGCCGCCATGGTGAAGCGCGGCTACAAGCTCGTTTCGGGCGGCTCCGACAACCACCTCTTCCTCGTCGATCTCCGTGCCAATCTCCCCGAGCTCACCGCGAAGAAAGCCCAGGAGACCCTCGATCTCGCCAACATCACCTGCAACAAGAACACCGTCCCCTTCGAAACGCGTTCCCCGTTCCAAGCCTCCGGTATCCGCCTCGGCACTCCCGCCGTCACGAGCCGCGGCTTCCTCGAAGCCGAGATGGATGAGATCGCCGGCTGCATCGACCTCGTCTTGAAGGCCATCGGCACCGACAAGGAAGCCGCCGCCATTGCTGAGTCCAAGCAACGTGTGCTCGCCCTCACCGGCCGCCACCCGTTGCCCTACAAACTCTGA
- a CDS encoding PAS domain-containing protein yields the protein MLLTSLSRVLFRRRLSVVLLVAVGLAASYALYLEARRNEDLRVREDVKRRADTRHILIRETMDGYVEGLHSLRNLTGALDLIDADKFQLIARDTMERHPGFHALQWVPCPAAPDTSATASHSLTYLPVQFNQASPAAPSATAAFSGYDYITSPLARYFENARHTRRLVVTPVAELPALTGEKSVLMIYPVFPGKNSASATAPCAGFVVGVFRVSTLFGESWKNFAGQIADVMFLDATPGTPASDRQMFYWAADNGPATTRALTEAEFRAGSWYRELPLQLGGRVWLLLHRAKDGWFERQRTNFPTIILVGGVLFTLVCAAYIRGAVRRAALVEKEVHARTAELRQTQALLEEDIQRREEAENLLRSSQQQLHGLMENSPNAIFVKDPEGRYLSVNRRYAELHARQREDFLGRSDFDVFPPETAARMRMSDARVISTGQPVELEDTFATAAGTHTSIVHKFPIIDEDGRVHGLCGIATEISERKRAEAEIRENRRQLESILGQLPGMAFRMVQDGQLVPVYISRGALGLTGHSARDFLEKVVALHEIIHPEDRERARNAIATAVKKRRSYEIEYRIVDRTGRIKWVLDRGQGVYNEDGRLLFIEGLAIDITQRKDAESEKLIVERRLLEGQKLESIGVLAGGIAHDFNNLLTGIIGNANLAGLELPKTSPVHQNLKHIENASLRAAELCQQMLAYAGKGRFVIQRIELGPLVESTVPLLRASISKKATLKFQLQPDLPATMADPTQMRQIVMNLVINASESLGEHDGVITLSTSLVRPPAGFFEGSVLTPPEPAADFLQLEVTDTGAGMTPDTVSKIFDPFFTTKFAGRGLGLAAVQGIIRSHHGGLKVRSAPGRGSTFTLFFPAASAVPIDPTPVRRATATPWKQQGRALIIDDEDHVLKVTASLLQSCGMATELARDGYEGIDLFRAHPNDFDLVVLDMTMPRLSGEETLQLLREIKPDVRVLFMSGYNRREVIASLGGTGELGFIQKPFTLDTLREQIQSMLS from the coding sequence ATGCTGCTCACCTCGCTCTCCCGCGTTCTCTTCCGCCGCCGCCTCTCCGTGGTGTTGCTCGTGGCCGTGGGACTCGCCGCCTCGTACGCGCTCTACCTCGAAGCCCGCCGCAACGAAGACCTCCGCGTCCGCGAAGACGTCAAACGCCGCGCCGACACCCGCCACATTCTCATCCGCGAGACGATGGATGGCTACGTCGAGGGCCTCCACTCCTTGCGCAACCTCACCGGCGCGCTCGACCTGATCGACGCAGATAAATTCCAGCTCATCGCGCGCGACACCATGGAGCGCCACCCCGGCTTCCACGCGCTCCAATGGGTGCCCTGCCCCGCCGCCCCCGACACGTCTGCCACCGCATCCCATTCGCTGACGTATTTGCCGGTTCAATTCAACCAAGCCAGCCCCGCCGCGCCGTCCGCCACCGCCGCATTCTCCGGCTACGACTACATCACCAGCCCGCTCGCCCGCTACTTCGAAAACGCCCGCCACACCCGCCGCCTCGTTGTCACGCCTGTCGCCGAACTCCCCGCCCTCACCGGCGAGAAAAGCGTGCTCATGATCTACCCCGTCTTCCCCGGGAAAAACTCCGCTTCCGCCACGGCCCCTTGCGCCGGCTTCGTCGTCGGCGTCTTCCGCGTCAGCACCCTCTTCGGCGAATCCTGGAAAAACTTCGCCGGCCAGATCGCCGACGTCATGTTCCTCGACGCCACCCCCGGCACGCCCGCCAGCGACCGGCAGATGTTCTACTGGGCCGCCGATAACGGCCCCGCCACCACACGCGCCCTCACCGAAGCCGAATTCCGTGCCGGTTCGTGGTACCGCGAACTCCCCCTTCAGCTCGGCGGCCGCGTCTGGCTCCTCCTCCACCGCGCCAAAGACGGCTGGTTCGAGCGCCAGCGCACCAACTTCCCCACCATCATCCTCGTCGGCGGCGTCCTCTTCACACTCGTCTGCGCCGCCTACATCCGCGGCGCCGTCCGCCGCGCCGCCCTCGTCGAAAAAGAAGTCCACGCCCGCACCGCCGAACTCCGCCAGACCCAGGCCCTCCTCGAAGAAGACATCCAGCGCCGCGAAGAAGCCGAAAACCTCCTCCGCTCCAGCCAGCAGCAACTCCACGGCCTCATGGAGAACAGCCCCAACGCCATCTTCGTCAAAGACCCCGAAGGCCGCTACCTCTCCGTCAACCGCCGCTACGCCGAACTCCACGCCCGCCAACGCGAAGACTTTCTCGGCCGCAGCGACTTCGACGTCTTCCCCCCCGAGACCGCCGCCCGCATGCGAATGTCCGACGCCCGCGTCATCTCCACCGGCCAGCCCGTCGAGCTTGAAGACACGTTCGCCACCGCCGCCGGCACCCACACCAGCATCGTCCACAAATTCCCCATCATCGACGAAGATGGCCGCGTCCACGGCCTCTGCGGCATCGCCACCGAGATCTCCGAACGCAAACGCGCCGAAGCCGAGATCCGCGAAAACCGCCGTCAGCTCGAATCCATCCTCGGCCAGCTCCCCGGCATGGCCTTCCGCATGGTCCAGGACGGCCAGCTCGTCCCTGTTTATATCAGCCGCGGCGCCCTCGGCCTCACCGGCCACAGCGCCCGGGACTTCCTCGAAAAAGTCGTCGCCCTCCACGAGATCATCCACCCCGAAGACCGCGAACGCGCCCGCAACGCCATCGCCACCGCCGTCAAAAAACGCCGGTCCTACGAAATCGAATACCGCATCGTGGACCGTACCGGCCGCATCAAATGGGTCCTCGACCGCGGCCAGGGCGTGTACAACGAGGACGGCCGCCTCCTCTTCATCGAAGGTCTCGCCATCGACATCACCCAGCGCAAAGACGCCGAGTCCGAAAAACTCATCGTCGAACGCCGCCTCCTCGAAGGCCAGAAACTCGAATCCATCGGCGTCCTCGCCGGCGGCATCGCCCACGATTTCAACAACCTCCTCACCGGCATCATCGGTAACGCCAACCTCGCCGGCCTCGAGCTTCCCAAGACCTCCCCCGTCCACCAGAACCTCAAACACATCGAGAACGCTTCCCTCCGCGCCGCCGAGCTCTGCCAGCAGATGCTCGCCTACGCCGGCAAAGGCCGCTTCGTCATCCAGCGCATCGAGCTCGGCCCCTTGGTCGAAAGCACTGTCCCTCTCCTCCGGGCCTCCATCAGCAAAAAGGCCACGCTCAAATTCCAGCTCCAGCCCGATCTGCCCGCCACCATGGCCGACCCCACGCAGATGCGCCAGATCGTGATGAACCTCGTCATCAACGCCTCCGAATCCCTCGGCGAACACGACGGCGTCATCACCCTCTCGACCTCGCTCGTCCGCCCGCCCGCCGGCTTCTTCGAAGGCTCCGTCCTCACCCCGCCCGAACCCGCCGCCGACTTCCTTCAACTCGAAGTCACCGACACCGGTGCCGGCATGACACCCGACACCGTCTCCAAAATCTTCGACCCCTTCTTCACCACCAAATTCGCCGGCCGCGGCCTCGGCCTCGCCGCCGTTCAGGGCATCATCCGCAGCCACCACGGCGGCCTCAAAGTCCGCAGCGCTCCCGGTCGCGGCTCCACATTCACCCTCTTCTTCCCAGCCGCCAGCGCCGTCCCCATCGATCCCACGCCCGTCCGCCGTGCCACCGCCACCCCGTGGAAACAACAAGGCCGCGCCCTCATCATCGACGACGAAGACCACGTCCTCAAAGTCACCGCCAGCCTCCTCCAATCCTGCGGCATGGCAACCGAGCTCGCCCGCGACGGCTATGAAGGCATCGACCTCTTCCGCGCCCACCCGAACGACTTCGATCTCGTCGTCCTCGACATGACCATGCCCCGCCTCAGCGGCGAAGAAACCCTCCAGCTCCTGCGCGAAATCAAACCCGACGTGCGCGTCCTCTTCATGAGCGGCTACAACCGCCGAGAAGTCATCGCCAGCCTCGGCGGCACCGGCGAACTCGGCTTCATCCAAAAGCCCTTCACTCTCGATACCCTCCGCGAACAAATCCAGTCCATGCTCTCCTGA
- a CDS encoding PEP-CTERM sorting domain-containing protein yields MKHQNNTSRLAKFAKLAGLTAGILASVGTMSAATFVNGGFEDNNLGSWERGSGYWTGDLSILTTANYSVGGSNYDASYDQSAIVGLGTDANTGGALSTVYSGNYAARVNNSVNDYSVSLIKQTVTNYTDQYIFFAWAAVLEDSHGTTDSDNFRLTLKNDTTGNILYDVTYNSANTPAGLFNSFGSWNWTPWQVQQLDVSAYAGDTFTLSLLASDCPYGGHAGYVYLDGFGAVRPPQDAGGAVPEPSTYGLMGAAALLGAVVYRRRSKKQAAQV; encoded by the coding sequence ATGAAGCATCAAAACAACACATCACGTCTGGCGAAATTCGCCAAACTCGCCGGCCTTACCGCTGGTATTCTTGCAAGTGTCGGCACGATGAGTGCAGCCACTTTTGTCAACGGTGGCTTTGAAGATAACAATCTCGGTAGCTGGGAGCGCGGCTCTGGTTACTGGACTGGCGATCTCTCCATTCTTACCACCGCGAACTACTCGGTTGGTGGCTCAAATTACGATGCGAGCTACGACCAGAGTGCGATCGTCGGTCTTGGCACTGATGCTAATACCGGTGGTGCGTTGAGCACGGTTTACAGCGGCAACTATGCAGCTCGTGTGAACAACAGCGTGAATGACTACTCTGTCTCGCTGATCAAGCAGACGGTCACGAACTACACCGATCAGTATATTTTCTTCGCATGGGCTGCCGTGCTCGAAGACTCCCATGGTACGACGGATTCGGACAACTTCCGCCTGACGCTGAAGAACGACACCACGGGCAACATCCTCTACGATGTGACCTACAACTCGGCCAACACGCCGGCTGGTCTTTTCAACTCGTTCGGTTCCTGGAACTGGACTCCCTGGCAGGTGCAGCAGCTCGATGTCTCCGCTTATGCTGGTGACACGTTCACGCTGAGCTTGCTCGCTTCTGACTGCCCCTACGGCGGCCATGCGGGTTACGTTTACCTCGATGGTTTCGGCGCAGTGCGTCCTCCGCAGGATGCAGGTGGCGCAGTTCCAGAGCCATCGACCTACGGTCTGATGGGTGCGGCGGCCCTCCTCGGCGCGGTTGTTTATCGCCGTCGTTCGAAGAAGCAGGCTGCGCAGGTCTGA
- a CDS encoding MFS transporter: MSSSSDAHSSAAPKARRPLSLGVIFLTLYIDLIGFSIIFPLGPDLLRHYLEVDGNSGTLGWLLQHINALSRSLGNESHLPEVLFGGIVSSLFSILQFFFAPIWGGLSDRRGRRGILLFTVAGTALSYLLWVFSGSFWLFLAARLLAGVFGGNLSVATAAVADVTTREERSKAMGLVGAAFGLGLVTGPLIGAFSARINLVDIIPSLAPLGLNPFSAPALIAFILGLVNLVWIAARFKETRPPEARAIPGERRPLNPLRAILSLDNPAVRGINLVAFTYSIAFVAMEASLVFLSAERFGYTAKENGLLMGFLGICSIITQGMIVRKLLKRLPETRVLSLGLVFSTLGLVAIGFAPVTAVLYLGVALLALGGGLVNPSTTGLISLYAGASEQGRVLGIFRSLGSLSRAITPIAAGILYWTNREHGAHILYSLAALLALSAWLLSRRLPQPAK; encoded by the coding sequence GTGTCATCCTCTTCCGACGCCCACTCTTCCGCCGCACCGAAAGCCCGACGCCCGCTCTCCCTCGGCGTCATCTTTCTCACGCTCTACATCGATCTCATCGGGTTCTCGATCATCTTCCCCCTCGGGCCCGACCTGCTCCGCCACTACCTCGAGGTCGATGGCAACAGCGGCACCCTCGGCTGGCTGCTCCAGCACATCAACGCACTCTCCCGCAGCCTCGGTAACGAATCCCACCTGCCCGAAGTCCTCTTCGGCGGCATCGTCAGCTCACTGTTCTCCATTCTCCAATTTTTCTTCGCCCCCATCTGGGGTGGCCTCTCCGACCGCCGCGGTCGTCGCGGCATACTCCTCTTCACCGTCGCCGGCACCGCCCTCAGTTATTTGCTCTGGGTCTTCAGCGGCTCCTTCTGGCTCTTCCTCGCCGCCCGCCTCCTCGCCGGCGTTTTCGGCGGCAACCTCTCCGTCGCCACCGCCGCCGTCGCCGACGTCACCACCCGCGAGGAACGCTCCAAAGCCATGGGCCTGGTCGGCGCCGCCTTCGGCCTCGGCCTCGTCACCGGCCCGCTCATCGGTGCCTTCTCCGCGCGTATCAACCTCGTCGATATAATCCCATCCCTGGCCCCGCTCGGCCTCAACCCCTTCTCCGCCCCCGCCCTCATCGCCTTCATCCTCGGCCTGGTTAACCTCGTCTGGATCGCCGCCCGCTTCAAAGAAACCCGCCCCCCCGAAGCCCGCGCCATCCCTGGCGAACGCCGGCCCCTCAATCCCCTCCGCGCCATCCTCTCCCTCGACAACCCCGCCGTCCGAGGAATCAACCTCGTCGCCTTCACTTACTCCATCGCCTTCGTCGCCATGGAGGCATCGCTCGTCTTCCTCAGCGCCGAACGCTTCGGCTACACCGCCAAAGAAAACGGTCTGCTCATGGGCTTCCTCGGCATCTGCTCCATCATCACTCAGGGAATGATCGTCCGAAAACTCCTCAAACGCCTCCCCGAGACCCGCGTCCTTTCCCTCGGCCTCGTCTTCTCCACACTCGGCCTCGTGGCCATCGGCTTCGCCCCCGTCACCGCCGTCCTCTATCTAGGCGTTGCCCTCCTCGCCCTGGGCGGCGGCCTCGTCAACCCCTCCACCACCGGCCTCATCTCCCTCTACGCCGGAGCCAGCGAACAAGGCCGCGTCCTCGGCATCTTCCGTTCCCTCGGCTCTCTCTCCCGTGCGATCACCCCCATCGCCGCCGGCATCCTCTACTGGACCAACCGCGAACACGGCGCCCACATCCTCTACAGCCTCGCCGCCCTGCTTGCCCTCAGTGCCTGGCTCCTCAGCCGCCGCCTCCCCCAGCCAGCAAAATAA